From the Synechococcus sp. KORDI-49 genome, the window AGAGGCCACGCAGTGGCCTGCAGGATCGCTGAGAACCATCGTGCTGCGGAAGCAGGCGCTTCTGTAGGGAGTGCTGCCCAGATCGTTCAGCAGCTTGGTGATCTTGGCGTCGTCGCCCTCGGCGTAGCGAGCGGAGTACAGGCCTGGGGCGCAACCCAAAGCATCCACCTCAAGGCCGGAATCGTCGGCCAGAGCCCAGCCAGCGGTCGCCAGGGCGGCAGCCGTGGCCTTGAGACTGGCGTTCTCCCTGTAGGTGGAACCTGTCTCTTCCACCTGAAGAGATTCAGGCTGACGCTGAACAACCACCGGAAGCGGTCCGAGCATGGCCTCGATCTCGGCCACCTTCACGGGATTGCCGCTGGCAATGGTCAGCAGTGGACGCAAAGGGTCAACAGAATCGGCTCCCATTGTGAGGGCCGATCGGCTGATCTCAGCGGTTAGGGGGTAAGAGATCTCCGTGCACTCCGGTGGAACGGCATGGGTTGAACATTCCACCCCTCGGCCGAAGGCTTCGGGACCGTTCCGGCCAAAAAAACTATCCATGAGACGGGGCTTCGACAATCGTGTGTCTGCAGGCCAGCACAGGATTTCCCACAGCAGTTCGGAACGGTGGGCGGCTTACTGATAAGCCCTGCTAATCATGTTCACTATGGACAGTGATTGAGAGATGTCGGCGAATCGCTTGACGGGAAGCGCCTCCGCGAAGCAGTCTTCGCGGCGAACATTCCACCCTTTTCTCCGGTAGGCAATGGCTAACGAAACCATGGGCATCGCCCTCGGCATGATCGAGACCCGCGGTCTGGTCCCCGCCATCGAGGCAGCTGATGCCATGACCAAGGCCGCCGAAGTGCGACTGATCGGTCGCGAGTTCGTCGGTGGCGGTTACGTCACCGTTCTGGTCCGCGGCGAGACCGGCGCTGTCAACGCCGCTGTCCGCGCTGGCGCTGATGCCTGCGAGCGCGTCGGCGACGGCCTTGTGGCTGCCCACATCATTGCCCGCCCCCACCGCGAAGTGGAGCCTGCTCTGGGCAACGGCAACTTCCTCGGTCAGAAGGACTGAGATCTTCCGCTGAGCCTCTGACGAGGCACGCGAACGTCTCACCCCCCTCACCGACCTAACGGAGTTAACCCATGAGCAAGAAGTACGACGCTGGGGTCAAGGAGTACAGGGACACTTACTGGACTCCTGATTACGTTCCCCTCGACACCGACCTGCTGGCCTGCTTCAAATGCACCGGCCAGGAAGGCGTTCCCAAGGAGGAAGTGGCCGCTGCTGTGGCTGCTGAATCCTCCACCGGCACCTGGTCCACTGTGTGGTCCGAGCTCCTCACCGATCTCGACTTCTACAAAGGCCGCTGCTACCGCATCGAGGACGTCCCTGGTGACAAGGAGTCCTTCTACGCCTTCATCGCCTACCCCCTCGACCTGTTCGAGGAAGGGTCCATCACCAACGTTCTGACCTCACTGGTCGGCAACGTGTTCGGCTTCAAGGCCCTGCGCCACCTGCGTCTCGAAGACCTGCGCTTCCCGCTGGCCTTCATCAAGACCTGCTACGGCCCGCCGAACGGCATCCAGGTCGAGCGCGACCGGATGAACAAGTACGGCCGTCCTCTGCTGGGTTGCACCATCAAGCCGAAGCTCGGCCTGAGCGGTAAGAACTACGGCCGTGTCGTCTATGAGTGCCTTCGCGGCGGTCTGGACTTCACCAAGGACGACGAGAACATCAACTCCCAGCCGTTCCAGCGTTGGCAGAACCGCTTCGAATTCGTTGCGGAAGCCATCAAGCTGTCCGAGCAGGAGACCGGCGAGAAGAAGGGTCACTACCTCAACGTGACCGCCAACACTCCCGAGGAGATGTACGAGCGCGCTGAGTTCGCCAAGGAACTCGGCATGCCGATCATCATGCACGACTTCATCACCGGCGGCTTCACAGCCAACACCGGTCTGTCGAAGTGGTGCCGCAAGAACGGCATGTTGCTGCACATCCACCGCGCCATGCACGCGGTGATCGACCGTCATCCCAAGCACGGCATTCACTTCCGCGTCCTCGCCAAGTGTCTGCGTCTGTCCGGTGGTGACCAGCTCCACACCGGCACCGTGGTCGGCAAGCTCGAGGGTGACCGTCAGACCACCCTCGGCTACATCGACCAGCTGCGCGAATCGTTCGTGCCCGAAGACCGCAGCCGCGGCAACTTCTTCGATCAGGACTGGGGCTCCATGCCCGGCGTGTTCGCCGTCGCCTCCGGCGGTATCCACGTGTGGCACATGCCCGCCCTGGTCACCATCTTCGGCGACGACTCCGTTCTGCAGTTCGGTGGTGGTACCCACGGTCACCCCTGGGGTTCCGCTGCAGGTGCTGCGGCCAACCGCGTGGCCCTCGAGGCCTGCGTCAAGGCCCGCAACGCCGGCCGCCATCTCGAGAAAGAGAGCCGCGACATCCTCATGGAAGCCGCTAAGCACAGCCCCGAGCTGGCGATCGCCCTCGAGACCTGGAAGGAGATCAAGTTCGAGTTCGACACCGTCGACAAGCTCGACGTTCAGGGCTGATCGTCTCAGCTGATCGTCTCAACGGCCGGTTGACCTAACCGGCCCACCTTTTTTCTTACCCCCAGGATCCCCATGCCTTTCCAGAGCACAGTGGGTGACTATCAAACAGTCGCCACCCTGGAGACCTTCGGCTTTCTCCCGCCGATGACCCAGGACGAGATCTTTGACCAGATCGCCTACATCATTGCCCAGGGCTGGAGCCCGCTCATCGAGCACGTCCACCCCAGCAACTCCATGGCCTCCTATTGGTCCTATTGGAAGCTCCCCTTCTTCGGTGAGAAGGATCTCAACGTTGTCGTGAGTGAGCTCGAGGCCTGCCATCGCGCTTACCCCGATCACCACGTGCGCATCGTCGGTTACGACGCCTACACCCAGAGCCAGGGTTCCTGCTTCGTGGTCTTCGAAGGCCGCTGATCCCTCGAACCAATGGTTCCGAGCCCTGATCCTTCAGGGCTCAAGTATTTCCCGGAGGGTTGATCCCCTCCATTCATCGACCACATCCTCGGGCGGACATGGCAAGACTCTCCAGTCGCGAACTCGCACTCGAACGCCGCAAGGCGCTCACCACCACCGGTAAGAAGGCTCCTGCCGCAGCCCGGTCCGGTGACAGCCGGGTGCGCACTGCCGCTGATGCCCGTCCGACCCGAACCCGGGCCAATGCCCCTGTTGAACCCGTCGTCCCTGCTGCCGCAGCTCCGCAGCAGGCGAAGGTGTTCACAACGTTGGCACCGTCGCGTGCCAGTCAGGTGCAGCCTCAGCGCCACCCGAGCCGCGATCTGGTTCTGGCCCGTCGTGAGGCCCTCTCCCGCCGTGGCAAGACCGCCGACACCAGCCGCGATCGCAACCGCGCCGATGTGGCACGTCAGACCAAAGCCGCTGCTCCTGCAGCTGTCCCTGCTGAGACCACGAAGAGCTGTGGCTGCGGTGGCAAGCGTGCCTCTGAACAGGCTTCCCTGAGTGCATCGGCCCCCAAGTTTTCCGCCCGTTCGGAGCGCCGTTCTGCGACGCCCAAGCGCCGGGCCATTGAGAACCCGAGCCGTGCCCTGGTGCTTGCCCGTCGCGATGCCATGTCGAAGCACGGCAAGACCGCCGGGAAGCAGCCCACCAGTGCAGCCGCCGTCGCGCGGCAGGCCAATCCTGATCTCACCAGCCGCGAGCTGGCCCAGCAGGTGCGTGAGCTGCGGGCCAAGGCCGGTGCCCGCAACAAGCAGGGTGCCGCTGTGAGCCGCCCTACAGGCCCCAATCGCCATGGCGCCAAGCAGGCCGCCGCCGCTGATGCTCATTGGAAGGTGGGCGAAAGCACCACCAGCTCCGGTCAGACGGTCACCGGCACCCAGGCCAACCGTTCGGTGAAGACCACCGGAAACGAAGCCAGCACCTGCCGCTCGATCACAGGAACGGAATATCTCGGAGCCGAGGTGTTCCAGACCTTCTGCCAATCCGCTCCCGAGCCAACCACTCCGGCCAAGGTGCGCGTCACCGCCACCAGCCACGGCAATCGGGTCACCGGTAATGAGGTGGGTCGTTCCGAGAAGGTCACCGGTGACGAGCCCGGCACCTGCAAGAACGTGACCGGAACCGAATACATCTCCTCCAATCAGGCTGTCTCCTACTGCGGTGGCGGCAACACCTCCCCCCGCAAGGTGGGCCACAGCCTCACCGAGCAGGGCCGTCCCGTCAGCGGTGTGATGGTGGGGCGTTCCGCCAGCGTCACCGGCGATGAAGCCGGTGCCAATCGCAATCTCACCGGCGATCAGTACCTCGGTTCCGATCCCCTGCCCGAAGGTCGCCCCGCCACGAAGGTCGGCCTCTCCGGCACCCTCTCCGGCACCGGCGTCACCGGCACCCTGGTCGGCCGCTCCTCCCAGGTGACCGGCAATGAGTTCGGGTCCTGTCACAGGGTCACCGGCGATCAGTACATCAGTGCTGAACAGGTGAACGGCTTCTGCGGCAGACAGCCCGAACCCGAGGCCGCCAAGGTCGGCTTCAGTGTCACCAACCGCAACCTTGTGGTGAGCGGCACCCGCACCGGCCGATCCGACAAGGTCACCGGCGACGAGCCCGGTACCTGCAAAGCGGTAACAGGAACCCCTTATGCGGGGCTGGAAGAAGCTGGTCAGAACTGCGGCACTCCGGCCGTTCAGGCCATCCGTGAACGCACCCCGGTCCGTCCCGGCACCCCGGCAGCCCCGATGACCGGACTGCAGCCTGGAATCGGCGGCGTGATGACAGGCGCCGAGCGCGGAGCCTGTGAAGCCGTCACCGGCACGCCTTATGTGGGTGCCGATCAGTTGTCCGCCGCCTGCGGCAGCGAGGCTCCGGCTGGCAGTGACTCCCACGGCCAGGCGCCCGAGGGTGCGGCCTGGACCCGCTTCAGTGTGACGTCACCGGCCCGTGCCGCTCAGCAGCAGCGCGATGCCCAGGGCGGAGTCACCGGCACGGCCTATGAGCAGGGCAACCGCATCACCGGCCCCTTCGACATGGCCGGCGGCAAGGTCACCGGAACGGAGCAGTTCCGCTTCGATAACCGCGAGTTTCAGCGCCGTCAGTTCCAGCCCACTGTTGCCGTGGTGAGTGAACCGGCTGAACAGCCAGCCTCCCGCGTCACCGGTGAGGGGTCGTCCAGGAAAGTCACCGGTGATGACTGGGATCGTGGTGAGCACGTCACCGGCACCGAAGGCGCTTCCGCCCGTCGCCGCAACCCCACACGTCCGGGCCCGATGAGTGCGATGGCTCCTTACGAACGCAAGCGCAATGAAGAGAACGAGTGGCCTGTCAGCCGGGTCACCGGCTCCAGCGGCAACACCGACAAGGGTTCCCTGATCACCGTCTCCGGCGGCGCACGGGGCTGATCTGCTGATGGTTCGCTCCATGCCTTCCCGCGGCGGGCGACCTCAGGCCCCCACGGCTCCCACGCGCCGGCAACTGCAGAACAACGGTCCTGCAGCCGGCGCTTCTGTTCCACCCATGGAGTCGGTTTCGGACTCCACCAAGACCCGGGATGCTGCTCTGCAGCGTCGGCGTGCACTGACCACGGCCGGCAAAGCGGCGAAGCTGGTCCAGGGTTCCATCGGTGGCGGTCGGGTTCGCACGGCTGTTGATCAGCAGCGTCGGACCCCTCAGCAGCAGGCTGTGGCGCAGCAACCGGGCTGGGTCCGCCGAGAGAAGAGCCAGACCTCTGTGGTTCCCTTCAACCTGAGCCGCTCCTCCCTGCCGCTCACCCATCGCCAGCACCCGCTCACCGATTCGGCCGGCAATGCACGACTGCAGGCGTACGAGCTGGAGGTGAAGGGGCGTTTCGATCGCATTGTTCCCCTGCTCAAGCGGGTCTCGGCCCTGCAGCATGAACCCGATTTCATCGAGCAGGCTCAGCGCCTCACCAGGACAGAACTGGGCTTCGATCTGCCTCAGCACATCCTTGAACGGGCCTGGGTGCGTCCCCTCGACATGCGGGCGCTGTTCGCCTGGTGTGTCTTTGAAAGCCATCGCCTGTTCAGTGATCGTTTCTTTCAGGACGATCCCCTCGATGGGGCCAGCGGCAGTGCCTCCTCAAGGGAATTCGAGCAGTTCCTGCTCGACTGCGGCATTCATCTGCTCGACGTGACGCCCTGCGCCGATGGCCGCCTGGCTCACACCGTGGCCTACGCGTTGCGCATCCCCTTCAGCGCCGTGCGTCGCCGCTCCCATGCCGGCGCCATGTTCGACGTGGAGAACACGGTGAACCGCTGGGTGAAGACCGAGCATCGCCGCTACCGCGAGGGGATGCCCAACCCCGCCACCGAACCGACCCGTTATCTGAAGGTCGTCACGTATCACTTCAGCTCCCTGGATCCCGAGCATCAGGGTTGTGCCGCCCATGGAAGCAACGATGAGCTGGCGGCATCAGCCGGGTATCAGCGCCTGCTCGATTTCCGGGAAGCCGTGGAGAACAGCTTCTGCTGCGGTGCTTCGGTGGATCTCCTGCTGATCGGCCTGGACACCGACACCGACGCCATCCGCGTTCACCCTCCCAGCCGGGACAGTGAAATGGTTCTGGATCAGTGGCTGTGTGCCCGTGATCTGCATGCCGCCACCGCTTCGATGAGCGCGGATCAGGCCATGGTGCAGATCGCGGAGGCTGTCGAATCCGCAGCCCCGGGTCCGATGGATCCCGGCATGGTCACCTTCCTCACGCGTCTGATCGCCAACAACTGCTCCCAGATCGACTACGTGCAGGATCTGCATGGCGCTCCCTATCCGGACGCCGGTCATGCCGAGCGTTTCATCGGTGTCGGAATCGGTTTCAAGGAGGTGCACCTGCGCAACCTCACCTACTTCGCCCATCTCGACACCGTCGAGGAGGGAGCCCCCGATCTGGACGTGGGCGTCAAGATCTTCCGTGGTCTGAACGTCTCCCGTGATCTGCCGATCCCCGTCGTGATCCGCTTCGACTATTCGGGTCGCGTTCCCGGCGCCCGTCAGCGGGCGATCGCCGACTGCACCCGGGTGAATCAGGCCATCGCCAGCCGTTACAGCGAGCTGGTCGATCAGGGCCTGCTGCACACGTGCCTCACCGTTCGTGATCGCAACCAGACGGCTCCGGCCGAGGTCGTCGGTTCCACCCTCGCCCCCCCGCTCCAGGAGGCTCACTGATCATGCTCATCGTCAAGGTCATCAAGCCGCTCGTCTCCACCAACCGCATCCCGGACTTCGAGCACAAGCATCTGCAGGTGGTTCAGGACGGCAGTACCAAGAAAGTGGCCGTTGATGCCGTGGGTGCCAAACCGGGCGACTGGGTGATCTGCGTCAGCAGCTCCGCCGCCCGCGAAGCCGCCGGAAGCAAGTCGTATCCCAGTGATCTCACCATCGTGGGGATCATCGATCACTGGGAACCGGATCCGCCGAAGACCCCCGCACCGGCGCCGGCACCCAGCAGCACCCCTGCCGGAGGACCCACCAGCTGATGGAAATCATGCAGGTGATGGGAACTCTCGTGTGCACATTCCGTGTGGCAGGGCTGGATCACATGCACCTGCGCGTCTTGCGCAACGCCAAGGGCAAGAAGCTCGTGGCGGTGGATCCCGTGGGTGCTCGCGAGGGCAACTGGGTGTTCACTGCCAGCGGCTCAGCCGCCCGGCATGCGTGCCCCGACAACAAGGTGCTCACCGATCTGACGATCGGTGGAATCATCGACCACTGGACGCCGGACGGATAGGGACTCTCCCCGCTCCTCCGCCTCCGTTCCGCTTCCACCACCGTTTTTCATGGCCACTCCTTCCCCGACTCCCCGCCGCCGCACCACCCGCAGTTCCGCTGCAGCCAAGAGTGCCGCCAGCAAGACCGTGGACGTCACTCCCGTTGTCAGCACTCCGGCAGCTGCCGCTCCCAGTCCCACCAGCAGCCCGGCCGCGAGCGCACCGGCCACCCCCACCCCCCGTCGCGCGAGTGCGCGCACTCCATCCGCCGCTGGCGGCAGCGGCAGCAAACGCGGTGCCACGTCGCTGTCCGCAAATCAGGCCGCGGATGCCCCGATCTCAGGGATTGCACTGGGGATGATCGAAACCCGCGGGGTGGTGCCGGCCATCGAGGCAGCTGATGCCATGACCAAGGCCGCCGAAGTCACGCTGATCTGTCGGGAATTCGTCGGCGGTGGTTACGTCACCGTGATGGTGCGGGGTGAAACCGGTGCTGTGAACGCCGCCGTGCGTGCCGGAGCCGATGCCTGCGAGAGGGTCGGCGACGGTCTGGTCGCTGCCCACATCATTGCCCGTCCCCATCAGGAGGTGGAGCCTGCCCTGGTCAGCAGTGGCGCCCTGCGCCGCAGTTGAGCCTGAAGTGTCTGCCGATGTCCGTTCACAAAGAGCGCTCGACCCCTTGGCAGCCGCTTAGATTCCTCGGCCAATGCCGACAAGCCCGATCCCCTTTCCGCTTGCCGTTTTGACTTCGGAGCTGTCCTTACCCGTCCAGGTTGCCTGGCTGATTCCGCTTTACGGATTCGCCGGCATGCTCGTGTCGCTTCCCTGGGCAGCGGGTTTGTTCCGGCGTCAGGCTCACCGGCCGGCGGCCTACCTGAACATCCTTCTGACCCTGCTGGCCTTCGTGCACGGCAGCCTGATCCTGCAGGAGGTCTTCCAGTCCGGTCCGGTCGATCTGGCCTATCCCTGGCTGACGCTGGCCGACCTGGAGCTCGACATCAGCTTCAGCCTCACGCTCACCAACCTGGTGGCCCTGGAACTGATCACCGGTCTCAGCCTGCTCTCCCAGGTTTATTCCCTTGGATATATGGACAAGGAATGGGCCCTGGCCCGTTTCTTCGCCCTGCTCGGTTTCTTTGAAGGGGCCATGAGCGGGGTGGTGCTGAGTGATTCGCTCTTCCAGAGCTATTTCCTGCTGGAGATGCTCACCCTCTCCACGTATCTGCTGGTGGGGTTCTGGTATGCCCAGCCCCTGGTGATCACCGCCGCCCGCGACGCTTTTCTCACCAAGCGCGTCGGTGATGTGCTGCTGCTGATGGGCGTGGTGGCGCTCTGCAGCTTCTCCGGTGCGATGGGTTTCGGTGATCTCTATGTCTGGGCATCGCGCGACACCCTCTCCCCTCTGGCAGCGACGCTGCTGGGTCTTGGCCTGATCGCAGGCCCCACGGGCAAGTGCGCTCAGTTCCCGATGCACCTCTGGTTGGATGAGGCGATGGAGGGGCCGAATCCCGCCTCGATCCTGCGGAACTCCGTGGTGGTGACCTGCGGGGCGATCGTGCTGCTCAAGGTGATGCCGATCCTTCAGCATTCGCCGGTGGCGCTGGTGGTGCTGCTGGTGATCGGCAGCATCAGTGCCATCGGTGGGTCCCTGGTGGCCATCGCCCAGGTGGACATCAAGCGCACGCTGTCGTATTCGACCACCGCTCATCTGGGCCTGGTGTTCATCGCCATTGCCCTGCAGATCCCGGTTCTGGCACTGCTGCTGCTGTTTTCTCACGCCGTCTCCAAAGCGCTGCTCTCGATGAGCATCGGTGGCGTGATCGCGTCCACCAACTGCCAGGACATCACGGAACTGGGTGGTCTTGCCAGCCGCATGCCGGCCACCACCACCGCCTATCTGGTGGGAAGTGCAGGCCTGGTCGGCTTTCTTCCCCTGGGTGGCTTCCTGGCGCTGGCCCAGTCGATCGAGCTGCTCAGCGTGCGCTCGGTGCCGTTCATGGCTGTGTTTCTGCTCACCAATGCCCTGACAGCACTCGGACTGGTGCGGGTGTTCCGCCACGTCTTCCTCGGTGACTCCCTGATCAAGTCCCGCCGGGCGGCCGAAGTGAACTGGCAGATGGCCCTGCCGATGGTCGCTCTCACCGTGATCGTGCTGCTGACGCCGGTGCTGCTGGTGCGTCTGGAATCGCTCGATGGCCTGCTGGCGTTTCCGCTCTGGGCTGCAGCCCTTGTGGTGGGCAGCGGTCTGGTGGGGCTGGTGGCCGGAGCTCTGCTGCCGTTGAGCAAGGCCTGGTCGCGATCGCTCAACCCCGCACTGCGCTGGTTCCAGGATCTGCTGGCCTACGACTTCTACACCGAGGAGTTTTACCGGCTCACGATCGTCAATGTGGTGGCCGGCATCTCGCGTCTGGCCTCCTGGTTTGACCGCACGGTGGTGGATGGGGTGCTTCACGGTGTGGCGAGGCTGTCTCTGCAGAGCGCTGAGAGCCTCAAGCTCAGCGTCAGCGGACAGGGCCAGTCCTATGTGCTCACGGTGCTGGTCGCCATCGTTCTCTTCCTCACTTCGGTGAGCTGGTTCCTCGCCTGACGCCGTCGCCATGCTGCTCTCTCTGCTGCTGCTGATCCCCTTCCTCGGTGCCCTGGCACTGATCCTCTGGCCGGCGGATCCCCCGCCTGAGCGTCTGCGGATCGCCAC encodes:
- a CDS encoding ribulose bisphosphate carboxylase small subunit, with translation MPFQSTVGDYQTVATLETFGFLPPMTQDEIFDQIAYIIAQGWSPLIEHVHPSNSMASYWSYWKLPFFGEKDLNVVVSELEACHRAYPDHHVRIVGYDAYTQSQGSCFVVFEGR
- a CDS encoding non-canonical purine NTP pyrophosphatase, which codes for MRPLLTIASGNPVKVAEIEAMLGPLPVVVQRQPESLQVEETGSTYRENASLKATAAALATAGWALADDSGLEVDALGCAPGLYSARYAEGDDAKITKLLNDLGSTPYRSACFRSTMVLSDPAGHCVASAEGVCWGELLKAPAYPGGSYESLLWVREARCTYGEFNDAQLIRLGSRGKAARALAPDLRRFLQLI
- a CDS encoding CsoS2 family carboxysome shell protein, translated to MARLSSRELALERRKALTTTGKKAPAAARSGDSRVRTAADARPTRTRANAPVEPVVPAAAAPQQAKVFTTLAPSRASQVQPQRHPSRDLVLARREALSRRGKTADTSRDRNRADVARQTKAAAPAAVPAETTKSCGCGGKRASEQASLSASAPKFSARSERRSATPKRRAIENPSRALVLARRDAMSKHGKTAGKQPTSAAAVARQANPDLTSRELAQQVRELRAKAGARNKQGAAVSRPTGPNRHGAKQAAAADAHWKVGESTTSSGQTVTGTQANRSVKTTGNEASTCRSITGTEYLGAEVFQTFCQSAPEPTTPAKVRVTATSHGNRVTGNEVGRSEKVTGDEPGTCKNVTGTEYISSNQAVSYCGGGNTSPRKVGHSLTEQGRPVSGVMVGRSASVTGDEAGANRNLTGDQYLGSDPLPEGRPATKVGLSGTLSGTGVTGTLVGRSSQVTGNEFGSCHRVTGDQYISAEQVNGFCGRQPEPEAAKVGFSVTNRNLVVSGTRTGRSDKVTGDEPGTCKAVTGTPYAGLEEAGQNCGTPAVQAIRERTPVRPGTPAAPMTGLQPGIGGVMTGAERGACEAVTGTPYVGADQLSAACGSEAPAGSDSHGQAPEGAAWTRFSVTSPARAAQQQRDAQGGVTGTAYEQGNRITGPFDMAGGKVTGTEQFRFDNREFQRRQFQPTVAVVSEPAEQPASRVTGEGSSRKVTGDDWDRGEHVTGTEGASARRRNPTRPGPMSAMAPYERKRNEENEWPVSRVTGSSGNTDKGSLITVSGGARG
- a CDS encoding carboxysome peptide A; amino-acid sequence: MLIVKVIKPLVSTNRIPDFEHKHLQVVQDGSTKKVAVDAVGAKPGDWVICVSSSAAREAAGSKSYPSDLTIVGIIDHWEPDPPKTPAPAPAPSSTPAGGPTS
- a CDS encoding form I ribulose bisphosphate carboxylase large subunit, giving the protein MSKKYDAGVKEYRDTYWTPDYVPLDTDLLACFKCTGQEGVPKEEVAAAVAAESSTGTWSTVWSELLTDLDFYKGRCYRIEDVPGDKESFYAFIAYPLDLFEEGSITNVLTSLVGNVFGFKALRHLRLEDLRFPLAFIKTCYGPPNGIQVERDRMNKYGRPLLGCTIKPKLGLSGKNYGRVVYECLRGGLDFTKDDENINSQPFQRWQNRFEFVAEAIKLSEQETGEKKGHYLNVTANTPEEMYERAEFAKELGMPIIMHDFITGGFTANTGLSKWCRKNGMLLHIHRAMHAVIDRHPKHGIHFRVLAKCLRLSGGDQLHTGTVVGKLEGDRQTTLGYIDQLRESFVPEDRSRGNFFDQDWGSMPGVFAVASGGIHVWHMPALVTIFGDDSVLQFGGGTHGHPWGSAAGAAANRVALEACVKARNAGRHLEKESRDILMEAAKHSPELAIALETWKEIKFEFDTVDKLDVQG
- a CDS encoding NAD(P)H-quinone oxidoreductase subunit F, producing the protein MTSELSLPVQVAWLIPLYGFAGMLVSLPWAAGLFRRQAHRPAAYLNILLTLLAFVHGSLILQEVFQSGPVDLAYPWLTLADLELDISFSLTLTNLVALELITGLSLLSQVYSLGYMDKEWALARFFALLGFFEGAMSGVVLSDSLFQSYFLLEMLTLSTYLLVGFWYAQPLVITAARDAFLTKRVGDVLLLMGVVALCSFSGAMGFGDLYVWASRDTLSPLAATLLGLGLIAGPTGKCAQFPMHLWLDEAMEGPNPASILRNSVVVTCGAIVLLKVMPILQHSPVALVVLLVIGSISAIGGSLVAIAQVDIKRTLSYSTTAHLGLVFIAIALQIPVLALLLLFSHAVSKALLSMSIGGVIASTNCQDITELGGLASRMPATTTAYLVGSAGLVGFLPLGGFLALAQSIELLSVRSVPFMAVFLLTNALTALGLVRVFRHVFLGDSLIKSRRAAEVNWQMALPMVALTVIVLLTPVLLVRLESLDGLLAFPLWAAALVVGSGLVGLVAGALLPLSKAWSRSLNPALRWFQDLLAYDFYTEEFYRLTIVNVVAGISRLASWFDRTVVDGVLHGVARLSLQSAESLKLSVSGQGQSYVLTVLVAIVLFLTSVSWFLA
- a CDS encoding carboxysome peptide B — protein: MEIMQVMGTLVCTFRVAGLDHMHLRVLRNAKGKKLVAVDPVGAREGNWVFTASGSAARHACPDNKVLTDLTIGGIIDHWTPDG
- a CDS encoding BMC domain-containing protein; its protein translation is MANETMGIALGMIETRGLVPAIEAADAMTKAAEVRLIGREFVGGGYVTVLVRGETGAVNAAVRAGADACERVGDGLVAAHIIARPHREVEPALGNGNFLGQKD
- a CDS encoding carboxysome shell carbonic anhydrase; protein product: MVRSMPSRGGRPQAPTAPTRRQLQNNGPAAGASVPPMESVSDSTKTRDAALQRRRALTTAGKAAKLVQGSIGGGRVRTAVDQQRRTPQQQAVAQQPGWVRREKSQTSVVPFNLSRSSLPLTHRQHPLTDSAGNARLQAYELEVKGRFDRIVPLLKRVSALQHEPDFIEQAQRLTRTELGFDLPQHILERAWVRPLDMRALFAWCVFESHRLFSDRFFQDDPLDGASGSASSREFEQFLLDCGIHLLDVTPCADGRLAHTVAYALRIPFSAVRRRSHAGAMFDVENTVNRWVKTEHRRYREGMPNPATEPTRYLKVVTYHFSSLDPEHQGCAAHGSNDELAASAGYQRLLDFREAVENSFCCGASVDLLLIGLDTDTDAIRVHPPSRDSEMVLDQWLCARDLHAATASMSADQAMVQIAEAVESAAPGPMDPGMVTFLTRLIANNCSQIDYVQDLHGAPYPDAGHAERFIGVGIGFKEVHLRNLTYFAHLDTVEEGAPDLDVGVKIFRGLNVSRDLPIPVVIRFDYSGRVPGARQRAIADCTRVNQAIASRYSELVDQGLLHTCLTVRDRNQTAPAEVVGSTLAPPLQEAH
- a CDS encoding BMC domain-containing protein; protein product: MATPSPTPRRRTTRSSAAAKSAASKTVDVTPVVSTPAAAAPSPTSSPAASAPATPTPRRASARTPSAAGGSGSKRGATSLSANQAADAPISGIALGMIETRGVVPAIEAADAMTKAAEVTLICREFVGGGYVTVMVRGETGAVNAAVRAGADACERVGDGLVAAHIIARPHQEVEPALVSSGALRRS